A portion of the Rhodococcus pseudokoreensis genome contains these proteins:
- a CDS encoding APC family permease, giving the protein MSKLSTATKRLLLGRPFRSDKLGHTLLPKRIALPVFASDAMSSVAYAPEEIFLVLSVAGISAYAYTPWIGLAVAAVMAVVVASYRQNVHAYPSGGGDYEVATVNLGPTAGLTVGSALLVDYVLTVAVSISSAASNIGSAVPFVAQHKVLFAVAAIVLLTAINLRGIRESGAAFAIPTYAFIAGMALMLLWGFVQIYVFGDDLRAESAGFQLEAEDSHLYGIAFAFLIARAFSSGCAALTGVEAISNGVPAFQKPKSRNAATTLLLLGSIAIVLLMGIIILAQKIGIVYAHSPAEQLIGAPAGYHQKTLIAQIAETVFGGFPIGFYFIAIVTALILVLAANTAFNGFPVLGSILAQDRYLPRQLHTRGDRLAFSNGILFLSGAAIAFVVLFGAEVTKLIQLYIVGVFVSFVLSQTGMIRHWTRHLKSENDPASRRRMQRSRVINSIGLVMTGAVLIIVLITKFAAGAWIAIVAMVAIFVVMKMIRKHYDSVTRELEEQEWDGVLPSRTHSIVLVSKLHMPTMRALAYARATRPDTLEAITVNVDEPDTRALVRQWEKSDIAVPLKVIESPYREITKPVLDYVRRVRKDSPRDVVTVFIPEYVVGHWWEQILHNQSALRLKSRLLFQPGVMVTSVPWQLNSSEKAKTLNIEYTAGASRRGYEPDDK; this is encoded by the coding sequence GTGTCAAAGCTCTCGACCGCCACAAAGCGGCTACTGCTAGGCAGACCCTTCCGGAGCGACAAGCTCGGGCACACGCTGCTTCCCAAGAGGATCGCCCTCCCCGTCTTCGCGTCCGACGCGATGTCGTCGGTCGCCTATGCGCCCGAGGAAATCTTCCTCGTGCTGTCGGTGGCGGGCATCTCCGCCTACGCCTACACCCCCTGGATCGGACTCGCCGTCGCCGCCGTGATGGCGGTGGTGGTCGCCAGCTACCGGCAGAACGTGCACGCCTACCCGTCGGGCGGCGGCGACTACGAGGTCGCGACCGTCAACCTCGGTCCCACCGCCGGTCTGACCGTCGGCAGCGCCCTGCTGGTGGACTACGTGCTCACGGTGGCCGTCTCCATCTCGTCGGCGGCGTCCAACATCGGTTCCGCGGTCCCGTTCGTCGCCCAGCACAAGGTGCTGTTCGCGGTCGCGGCCATCGTCCTGCTGACCGCCATCAACCTGCGGGGCATCCGTGAATCCGGTGCCGCCTTCGCGATCCCGACGTACGCGTTCATCGCCGGCATGGCGCTGATGCTGCTGTGGGGGTTCGTCCAGATCTACGTGTTCGGCGACGATCTGCGCGCCGAATCGGCCGGTTTCCAGCTCGAGGCCGAGGACTCCCACCTGTACGGGATCGCGTTCGCGTTCCTGATCGCCAGGGCCTTCTCGTCGGGGTGTGCGGCGCTGACCGGTGTCGAGGCGATCAGCAACGGTGTTCCCGCGTTCCAGAAGCCGAAGTCCCGCAATGCGGCGACCACGCTGCTGCTGCTCGGATCGATCGCCATCGTGTTGCTGATGGGCATCATCATCCTGGCTCAGAAGATCGGGATCGTGTACGCGCACAGCCCGGCCGAGCAGCTGATCGGCGCCCCGGCCGGCTATCACCAGAAGACGCTGATCGCGCAGATCGCCGAGACGGTGTTCGGCGGTTTCCCCATCGGGTTCTACTTCATCGCCATCGTGACGGCCCTGATCCTGGTGCTGGCCGCCAACACCGCGTTCAACGGATTCCCCGTGCTCGGCTCGATCCTCGCGCAGGACCGCTACCTGCCCCGTCAGCTGCACACCCGCGGCGACCGGCTGGCGTTCAGCAACGGCATCCTGTTCCTGTCCGGGGCGGCGATCGCGTTCGTCGTCCTGTTCGGCGCCGAGGTGACCAAGCTGATCCAGCTGTACATCGTCGGCGTGTTCGTCTCGTTCGTGCTGAGCCAGACGGGCATGATCCGGCACTGGACCCGGCACCTGAAGAGCGAGAACGACCCCGCTTCGCGCCGGCGGATGCAGCGCTCGCGGGTGATCAACTCCATCGGCCTCGTCATGACCGGCGCCGTCCTGATCATCGTGCTCATCACGAAGTTCGCGGCGGGCGCCTGGATCGCGATCGTGGCCATGGTCGCGATCTTCGTCGTGATGAAGATGATCCGGAAGCATTACGACAGCGTCACGAGGGAACTCGAGGAGCAGGAATGGGACGGGGTGCTGCCCAGCCGCACGCACTCCATCGTCCTGGTCTCCAAGCTGCACATGCCGACGATGCGCGCGCTGGCCTACGCCCGGGCGACCCGGCCGGACACGCTCGAGGCGATCACCGTCAACGTCGACGAACCCGACACCCGGGCACTGGTGCGCCAGTGGGAGAAGAGTGACATCGCGGTGCCGCTCAAGGTGATCGAGTCGCCGTACCGCGAGATCACCAAACCCGTGCTCGACTACGTGCGCCGCGTCCGGAAGGACTCGCCGCGGGACGTCGTCACCGTGTTCATTCCCGAGTACGTGGTGGGGCACTGGTGGGAACAGATCCTGCACAACCAGAGTGCGCTGCGGCTCAAGAGCCGTCTGCTGTTCCAGCCGGGTGTAATGGTCACCAGTGTTCCGTGGCAGCTGAACTCGTCCGAGAAGGCGAAGACACTGAACATCGAATACACGGCCGGGGCCTCGCGCCGCGGCTACGAACCCGACGACAAGTGA
- a CDS encoding ATP-binding cassette domain-containing protein, protein MLTATKLAIETTGLVKTFGSTHAVDGLDLAVPLGGVYGVLGPNGAGKTTAIRMLATLLPLDGGTATVLGHDVATEPDAVRGKVSLTGQFASLDEDLTGSENLLLLGRLYGYSRAAARTRSEQLLSAFGLEEAGNRQVKNYSGGMRRRLDIAASIIVTPEMIFLDEPTTGLDPRSRNQVWEIVRALVAGGTTVLLTTQYLDEADQLADRVAVIDHGKVIAEGTTGELKASVGSGALHVRVTDIATRPAAAALLRDVLEVPVTEEADPAALTARIDDPARVSRALPALDDAGIAVSTFALGQPSLDEVFLSLTGRPTEEHA, encoded by the coding sequence ATGCTCACAGCGACCAAGCTGGCCATCGAGACGACGGGACTCGTCAAGACATTCGGATCCACCCACGCGGTCGACGGCCTGGATCTGGCCGTTCCGCTCGGGGGCGTCTACGGCGTCCTCGGACCGAACGGCGCGGGCAAGACCACCGCGATCCGGATGCTGGCCACGCTGCTGCCCCTCGACGGTGGAACCGCCACCGTGCTGGGACACGACGTCGCGACCGAACCGGACGCCGTGCGCGGCAAGGTCTCCCTCACCGGGCAGTTCGCCTCGCTCGACGAGGATCTGACGGGCAGCGAGAATCTGCTGCTGCTCGGCCGGTTGTACGGGTACTCCCGCGCGGCGGCCCGCACCCGGTCCGAACAGTTGCTGTCCGCGTTCGGACTGGAGGAGGCGGGCAACCGGCAGGTGAAGAACTACTCCGGCGGGATGCGACGGCGGCTCGACATCGCGGCCAGCATCATCGTCACCCCGGAGATGATCTTCCTCGACGAACCGACCACCGGTCTCGACCCCCGCAGCCGCAATCAGGTGTGGGAGATCGTCCGCGCGCTGGTGGCCGGCGGAACGACGGTACTGCTGACCACCCAGTACCTCGACGAGGCCGACCAACTCGCCGACCGGGTGGCCGTCATCGACCACGGCAAGGTGATCGCCGAGGGCACCACCGGCGAACTCAAGGCCTCCGTCGGATCGGGTGCGCTGCACGTGCGGGTCACCGACATCGCCACCCGCCCGGCGGCGGCGGCGCTGCTGCGGGACGTGCTCGAGGTGCCGGTCACCGAGGAAGCCGATCCGGCCGCCCTCACCGCCCGCATCGACGACCCGGCCCGGGTCTCGCGGGCACTGCCCGCACTCGACGACGCCGGAATCGCCGTCAGCACATTCGCATTGGGGCAGCCGAGCCTCGACGAAGTCTTCCTCTCCCTCACCGGCCGACCCACCGAGGAGCACGCATGA
- a CDS encoding OB-fold nucleic acid binding domain-containing protein has protein sequence MAPATAGYFRRLTRRLTEDLEQLDAEEMAETSQASGAQRACDCSRGEEVTMLGRLRSVEACPKSGNASIEAEFFDGTEQIKLVWIGRRRIPGIEPGKTLLVRGRVGERDGQKVIFNPYYELRGDS, from the coding sequence ATGGCACCCGCCACGGCAGGATATTTTCGTCGGCTGACTCGAAGGCTCACCGAGGACCTCGAGCAGCTGGACGCCGAGGAAATGGCCGAGACGTCTCAGGCGTCCGGCGCACAACGTGCCTGCGACTGCAGCCGCGGTGAAGAGGTCACCATGCTGGGACGGCTCCGCAGTGTCGAAGCCTGTCCGAAGTCCGGAAACGCCAGCATCGAGGCGGAATTCTTCGACGGCACGGAACAGATCAAGTTGGTGTGGATCGGGCGGCGGCGCATCCCGGGTATCGAGCCGGGCAAGACCCTGCTCGTGCGTGGACGCGTCGGTGAACGCGACGGCCAGAAGGTGATCTTCAACCCGTATTACGAGCTGCGCGGCGACTCGTAG
- a CDS encoding ABC transporter permease: protein MTSTTDRTADTAAAVADVLKMPGPRPARPTALSTSLSFGWRALLKIKHVPEQLFDVTMFPIMFTLMFTYLFGGALAGSTSAYVQFLLPGILVQTVVMITMYTGLTLNKDIEKGVFDRFRSLPIWRPSPLVGALLGDVVRYTIASIIVLILGLVLGFRPDGGLVGVVASIGLLLLFSFSLSWIWTMFAMLMRTEQAVMGVSMFILFPLTFASNIFVDPATMPGWLQAFVGVNPISKLVTSIRGLMAGTVEMADLAVVFGWCAGFIVIFGPLTMRLYNRKS, encoded by the coding sequence ATGACCTCCACCACCGACCGGACCGCCGACACCGCAGCCGCTGTCGCCGACGTCCTGAAGATGCCCGGCCCGAGGCCCGCGCGACCCACCGCATTGTCGACGTCGCTGTCGTTCGGCTGGCGGGCCCTGCTCAAGATCAAACACGTCCCCGAGCAACTGTTCGACGTGACGATGTTCCCGATCATGTTCACGCTGATGTTCACGTATCTGTTCGGGGGTGCGCTGGCCGGATCGACCAGCGCCTACGTGCAGTTCCTGCTGCCGGGCATCCTCGTGCAGACCGTCGTCATGATCACCATGTACACCGGCCTGACGCTCAACAAGGACATCGAGAAGGGTGTCTTCGACCGGTTCCGTTCGCTCCCGATCTGGCGTCCGTCGCCTCTCGTCGGCGCGCTGCTCGGTGACGTCGTCCGCTACACGATCGCGTCGATCATCGTCCTGATCCTCGGGCTGGTCCTGGGGTTCCGTCCGGACGGCGGGCTCGTCGGTGTGGTGGCGTCGATCGGACTGCTGCTGTTGTTCTCGTTCAGCCTGTCGTGGATCTGGACGATGTTCGCGATGCTGATGCGCACCGAGCAGGCGGTCATGGGGGTGTCGATGTTCATCCTGTTCCCGCTGACGTTCGCCAGCAACATCTTCGTCGACCCCGCGACCATGCCGGGCTGGCTCCAGGCGTTCGTCGGCGTCAACCCGATCAGCAAGCTGGTGACGTCCATTCGCGGGCTCATGGCCGGGACGGTGGAGATGGCGGATCTCGCCGTCGTGTTCGGGTGGTGCGCCGGGTTCATCGTGATCTTCGGGCCGCTGACGATGCGCCTGTACAACCGCAAGTCGTGA
- a CDS encoding class I SAM-dependent RNA methyltransferase, translated as MSENWSDRHLELRLGNPGHGGFVVARHEGRVVFVRHGLPGERVIARVTEDRGGSYCRADAIEILDASPERVVPVCPVSGPGGAGCCDFSHASLHLQRDMKSQVVSEQLVRLARVQRDVDVEELPGTGDGTGWRTRVRLAVDPDGRPGYHRHRSSGIVTDLACPQIEAAAYDDVGEHDWKPGSEVQIVLDGAGERHVVEIAPPKVSRTGRTSPGRRGAMARRAAGGAPRAERVVVGSGRPVERVRDREWELAATGFWQAHRGAAEAYSAVVSEWAGLSAGATAWDLYGGVGVFAAALAAGAGSSGHIDSVESARQAVTDGKAALSDLPQVRFHADRVERAIAGLASPPRVVVLDPPRAGAGREVIEAVAAAGAERVVHVGCDPASFARDIGLYLAQGYHVDELRAFDAFPLTHHVECIALLTR; from the coding sequence TTGAGTGAGAACTGGTCGGACCGCCACCTCGAGCTGCGGCTGGGAAATCCCGGGCACGGCGGTTTCGTCGTCGCTCGCCACGAGGGCCGGGTGGTCTTCGTCCGGCACGGGCTGCCGGGTGAGCGGGTGATCGCCCGGGTCACCGAGGACCGCGGCGGGTCGTACTGCCGGGCCGACGCGATCGAGATCCTCGACGCGTCCCCGGAGCGGGTCGTCCCGGTGTGCCCGGTGTCGGGTCCGGGCGGCGCGGGCTGCTGCGACTTCTCGCACGCGAGCCTGCACCTGCAGCGGGACATGAAGTCGCAGGTCGTGTCGGAGCAGCTGGTGCGGCTCGCGCGGGTGCAGCGGGACGTGGACGTCGAGGAATTGCCCGGCACGGGGGACGGCACCGGCTGGCGCACCCGGGTGCGGCTGGCCGTCGACCCGGACGGCCGTCCCGGCTATCACCGGCACCGCAGTTCCGGGATCGTCACGGACCTCGCGTGCCCGCAGATCGAGGCCGCCGCCTACGACGATGTGGGCGAACATGATTGGAAGCCCGGCAGCGAGGTGCAGATCGTTCTCGACGGCGCGGGGGAGCGGCACGTGGTCGAGATCGCGCCGCCGAAGGTGTCGCGGACCGGCCGCACGAGTCCCGGCCGGCGCGGTGCCATGGCGCGGCGGGCCGCAGGCGGTGCACCGCGCGCGGAGCGGGTGGTCGTGGGATCGGGCCGCCCGGTGGAGCGGGTACGCGACCGGGAATGGGAACTGGCCGCCACCGGGTTCTGGCAGGCGCACCGCGGGGCCGCCGAGGCGTATTCGGCGGTGGTCTCCGAATGGGCCGGGCTGTCCGCGGGTGCGACGGCATGGGACCTGTACGGGGGAGTGGGGGTGTTCGCCGCCGCCCTCGCCGCGGGCGCCGGGTCTTCGGGGCACATCGATTCGGTGGAGTCCGCGCGCCAGGCCGTGACGGACGGGAAGGCCGCGCTCTCCGACCTCCCGCAGGTGCGCTTCCACGCCGACCGGGTCGAGCGCGCGATCGCCGGGTTGGCCTCCCCGCCACGGGTCGTGGTGCTCGATCCGCCGCGCGCGGGTGCCGGGCGTGAGGTGATCGAGGCGGTCGCCGCCGCCGGCGCGGAACGGGTCGTGCACGTGGGATGCGACCCGGCGTCGTTCGCCCGCGACATCGGGCTGTACCTCGCGCAGGGATATCATGTCGACGAGTTGCGCGCGTTCGACGCGTTCCCTCTCACCCACCACGTGGAGTGCATCGCCTTGCTCACGCGCTGA
- a CDS encoding DUF3159 domain-containing protein has translation MTETKQQSILDQLGGISGLIYSTLPILVFVPVNGVWGLGPAIWAALGVAVAILVWRLIRHSPIQPAVSGFFGVGISAFIAYRTGDAKGYFLFGIYTSLAYGAVFVISILVRRPLVGLIWGFLNGHGNLWRRHRGAVRAYDVATAAWALVFAARYLVQSQLYDSDQTGWLAFARIAMGWPLAGLALLVTIWAVRRADRIVEPGPVEDTGVPTDDTEAGGPREEPDRP, from the coding sequence GTGACCGAAACGAAGCAGCAATCCATACTCGACCAGCTCGGTGGTATCAGCGGGCTGATCTATTCGACCCTGCCCATCCTGGTCTTCGTTCCGGTCAACGGTGTGTGGGGTCTGGGCCCGGCGATCTGGGCGGCGCTCGGCGTCGCCGTCGCCATTCTCGTCTGGCGTCTCATCCGCCACAGCCCCATCCAGCCCGCGGTGTCCGGGTTCTTCGGTGTGGGTATCTCCGCGTTCATCGCCTACCGCACCGGCGATGCCAAGGGGTACTTCCTGTTCGGCATCTACACGAGCCTCGCGTACGGGGCGGTCTTCGTGATCTCGATCCTGGTGCGCCGGCCGCTCGTCGGCCTGATCTGGGGCTTCCTCAACGGCCACGGCAACCTCTGGCGGCGCCATCGCGGCGCGGTACGCGCCTACGACGTCGCCACCGCCGCCTGGGCGCTGGTGTTCGCGGCGCGGTACCTCGTGCAGTCGCAACTCTACGATTCGGACCAGACCGGCTGGCTCGCGTTCGCCCGCATCGCGATGGGCTGGCCGTTGGCCGGATTGGCTCTGCTGGTGACGATCTGGGCCGTGCGCCGGGCCGACCGGATCGTCGAACCGGGGCCGGTCGAGGACACGGGTGTACCGACGGACGACACGGAAGCGGGCGGCCCCCGAGAGGAACCGGACCGCCCCTGA
- a CDS encoding potassium channel family protein, whose amino-acid sequence MYVVIMGCGRVGSSLAGSLTRIGHEVAVIDRDPAAFLRLEPDFPGHTVIGMGFDRDVLVKAGIERAEAFAAVSSGDNSNIISARVARETFGVERVVARIYDAKRAAVYERLGIPTVATVPWSTDRFLHTLTRDSQTAKWRDPSGTVAVTELSLHEDWIGRPVAELEAATNSRVAFIIRFGTGVLPDRKTVFQADDQVYIAAVSGTVAEAVALAGNPPPSDN is encoded by the coding sequence GTGTATGTGGTCATCATGGGATGCGGCCGGGTCGGCTCATCCCTCGCCGGCTCGCTGACCCGGATCGGCCACGAGGTCGCGGTCATCGATCGCGACCCCGCCGCGTTCCTGCGTCTCGAACCCGACTTCCCCGGGCACACCGTCATCGGCATGGGTTTCGACCGTGACGTGCTGGTCAAGGCCGGTATCGAGCGCGCGGAGGCGTTCGCCGCCGTGTCGTCCGGAGACAACTCCAACATCATTTCCGCGCGGGTCGCCCGCGAGACGTTCGGTGTGGAACGCGTCGTCGCCCGGATCTACGACGCGAAGCGTGCCGCCGTGTACGAGCGGCTCGGGATCCCCACCGTCGCGACCGTCCCGTGGTCGACGGACCGGTTCCTGCACACCCTCACCCGCGACAGCCAGACCGCCAAGTGGCGCGACCCGTCCGGAACGGTCGCGGTCACCGAGTTGTCGCTGCACGAGGATTGGATCGGCAGGCCCGTCGCCGAACTGGAGGCGGCGACCAATTCGCGGGTCGCGTTCATCATCCGCTTCGGCACCGGCGTCCTGCCCGACCGCAAGACGGTCTTCCAGGCCGACGACCAGGTGTACATCGCGGCCGTGTCGGGAACGGTGGCCGAGGCCGTGGCACTCGCGGGCAATCCCCCGCCTTCGGACAATTGA
- the glsA gene encoding glutaminase A, translated as MSTVVDALIGKVFTETRENRGGQLADYIPELAAVAPDSFGICVATVDGYVYEVGDTRLPFTIQSISKPFTYALALADRGSAAVAEKIDVEPSGEPFNEISLDPRTERPRNPMINAGAITATSLVAGPDVETRFERIRSTYSRYAGRDLTFNRSVYESESRSGHRNRAIGHMLRSFDIVTGDPDEAVDLYFRQCSLDVTCRDLSLMAATMANNGVNPVTRETVLEPALVERVLSVMSTCGMYDGAGKWVYEVGLPAKSGVGGGVLAVLPGQIGIAIYSPRLDSHGNSVRGVEACRALSNELELHFLHVTRAARSAVRARYSVSDAPSRMRRSPAERAALDDVGKRSRIYELHGDLLFAGAESAVREIGGVEEDLEAVVIDVRRVDDVSGVARRMFETLRTDLGECGCALAFVDPAGLLGNTRSDLSGRAGRVFADLDGAVQWCEDILLDRHCSTARQASSVTIAEHPMLSKLTAKQLERFTRDLVTRTYARGDLVIHRGDRAAGLFLILSGTVSTTISDDAGAVHRIMTLSAGMSFGEMTMMLDSRFLNDVRADTEVTVAVLTTERYVEMASEEPKLKLALLERLASGAYEQLDVMLRALLRQGGGL; from the coding sequence ATGAGCACCGTCGTGGACGCGCTGATCGGAAAAGTCTTCACCGAGACCCGGGAGAACCGCGGCGGACAGCTCGCCGACTACATTCCCGAGCTCGCCGCGGTGGCCCCCGACTCGTTCGGCATCTGCGTCGCGACCGTGGACGGCTACGTGTACGAGGTCGGCGACACCCGCCTGCCGTTCACGATCCAGTCCATCTCGAAACCGTTCACGTACGCTCTGGCACTCGCCGATCGCGGTTCCGCCGCCGTCGCCGAGAAGATCGACGTCGAACCGTCCGGGGAACCGTTCAACGAGATCAGCCTCGACCCGCGGACGGAGCGGCCCCGCAATCCCATGATCAACGCCGGGGCGATCACCGCGACGTCGCTGGTAGCCGGTCCCGACGTGGAGACGCGGTTCGAGCGGATCCGGTCCACGTACTCCCGGTACGCGGGGCGGGACCTGACGTTCAACCGGTCGGTGTACGAGTCGGAGTCGCGGAGCGGGCACCGCAACCGGGCGATCGGCCACATGCTGCGCTCGTTCGACATCGTCACCGGCGACCCCGACGAGGCCGTCGACCTCTACTTCCGCCAGTGCTCCCTCGACGTGACGTGCCGCGACCTGAGCCTGATGGCGGCGACGATGGCGAACAACGGCGTCAATCCCGTCACCCGGGAGACCGTCCTCGAGCCGGCACTGGTCGAGCGGGTCCTGAGTGTGATGTCGACATGCGGCATGTACGACGGCGCGGGCAAATGGGTCTACGAGGTCGGGCTGCCCGCCAAGAGCGGCGTCGGGGGCGGCGTGCTCGCCGTCCTGCCCGGGCAGATCGGGATCGCGATCTATTCGCCGCGTCTCGACTCCCACGGCAACAGCGTCCGCGGAGTCGAGGCCTGCCGGGCCCTGTCGAACGAGTTGGAACTGCACTTCCTGCACGTCACCCGGGCAGCCCGTTCCGCGGTCCGTGCCCGGTACTCGGTGTCGGACGCCCCCTCGCGGATGCGGCGGTCCCCCGCCGAGCGCGCCGCCCTCGACGACGTCGGCAAGCGCAGCCGGATCTACGAACTGCACGGGGATCTGCTGTTCGCCGGCGCGGAGAGCGCGGTCCGCGAGATCGGCGGCGTCGAGGAGGACCTGGAGGCGGTGGTGATCGACGTCCGGCGCGTCGACGACGTCAGCGGGGTCGCCCGCCGGATGTTCGAGACCCTGCGGACCGACCTCGGTGAATGCGGGTGCGCGTTGGCGTTCGTCGACCCGGCCGGTCTGCTCGGCAACACCCGTTCCGACCTGTCGGGGCGGGCGGGCCGGGTGTTCGCCGACCTGGACGGCGCCGTGCAGTGGTGTGAGGACATTCTCCTCGACCGGCATTGCAGCACGGCCCGTCAAGCATCGTCCGTCACGATCGCCGAGCACCCCATGCTGTCCAAGCTCACCGCGAAGCAACTCGAACGGTTTACCCGCGACCTCGTCACCCGCACGTATGCCCGCGGTGACCTCGTCATCCATCGGGGTGACCGCGCGGCCGGGCTGTTCCTCATCCTGTCCGGCACTGTCAGCACCACGATCAGCGACGATGCGGGTGCGGTGCACCGGATCATGACGTTGTCGGCCGGGATGAGCTTCGGGGAGATGACGATGATGCTCGACTCCCGTTTCCTCAACGACGTCCGCGCCGACACCGAGGTGACCGTCGCGGTGCTGACCACCGAGCGCTACGTCGAAATGGCTTCGGAGGAACCGAAACTGAAGCTGGCACTGCTCGAACGTCTCGCGTCGGGCGCCTACGAGCAACTCGACGTGATGCTGCGGGCGCTGCTGCGTCAGGGCGGCGGACTCTGA
- a CDS encoding MarR family winged helix-turn-helix transcriptional regulator, translating to MSVQADTAQALVDAVFALGRSLRAVVSATGETPIAPALTSVLFVLAARGECRQNELAADLCVSQSSLSRQISELVDAGYVSRAADPDDKRASRIRVSPSGMDILAETTARRAERLRGMLEDWSQEQALAAVTSLTQLTDTFAASVQQRGPRP from the coding sequence ATGTCGGTACAGGCAGATACTGCGCAAGCGCTGGTCGACGCGGTGTTCGCGCTCGGGCGGTCGTTGCGGGCGGTCGTCTCGGCGACCGGCGAGACCCCGATCGCGCCCGCATTGACGAGCGTGCTCTTCGTGCTCGCCGCGCGAGGGGAGTGCCGCCAGAACGAACTGGCCGCCGACCTGTGCGTGAGCCAGTCCTCGCTGAGCAGGCAGATTTCCGAACTCGTCGACGCGGGATATGTTTCCCGCGCCGCCGATCCCGACGACAAGCGGGCCTCCCGCATCCGGGTGTCGCCGAGCGGGATGGACATTCTCGCCGAGACGACCGCACGCCGGGCCGAACGGCTGCGCGGCATGCTCGAGGACTGGTCGCAGGAACAGGCACTGGCGGCGGTGACGTCGCTGACCCAGCTCACCGACACGTTCGCCGCCTCGGTGCAGCAGCGCGGCCCCCGGCCCTAG
- a CDS encoding SIMPL domain-containing protein, with amino-acid sequence MTVPVSDPAERAVTVRGSGIVSAVPDLVRAAVTVTATRPAVADAFEAVARSTTAVTDTLRGYGVSGPDLATTGLSVHSETTWAEGRGSEVTGYTAATMLQITVRAAGTSAPSPAQVVAACVGAGGDDIRLGGLEFDFSDPAALTVTARERAWADALAKAEQYASLSGRALGEVLDIAEVDVGDVSPRPVAKAFEVADAAIAIERGEKPTRVDVRVRWRLV; translated from the coding sequence GTGACGGTGCCGGTGTCCGATCCCGCCGAGCGGGCGGTGACGGTGCGCGGATCCGGAATCGTCTCCGCGGTTCCGGATCTCGTCCGCGCCGCCGTCACCGTGACGGCGACGCGTCCCGCGGTGGCCGACGCGTTCGAGGCCGTCGCCCGGTCCACGACTGCCGTCACCGACACCCTGCGCGGGTACGGCGTCTCGGGCCCCGACCTCGCGACCACCGGGCTGTCCGTGCACTCCGAGACCACGTGGGCCGAGGGCCGGGGCAGCGAGGTGACGGGCTACACCGCGGCGACGATGCTGCAGATCACCGTCCGTGCGGCCGGGACGTCCGCCCCGTCGCCGGCGCAGGTGGTCGCCGCCTGCGTGGGTGCGGGTGGTGACGACATCCGCCTCGGCGGACTCGAATTCGACTTCTCCGATCCGGCTGCGCTGACGGTCACCGCCCGGGAACGGGCGTGGGCCGATGCCCTCGCCAAGGCGGAGCAGTACGCCTCGCTGTCGGGGCGCGCACTCGGCGAGGTCCTCGACATCGCGGAGGTCGACGTCGGTGACGTGTCCCCGCGACCGGTCGCGAAGGCGTTCGAGGTGGCCGACGCCGCCATCGCGATCGAACGGGGCGAGAAGCCGACGCGGGTGGACGTGCGTGTGCGGTGGCGGCTGGTCTAG
- a CDS encoding potassium channel family protein: protein MRVAIAGAGAVGRSIARELVRSEHDVMLIERKLEHVEQESVPEATWVHADACELSSLEAASLETYEVVIAATGDDKANLVLSLLAKTEFGVSRVVARVNDPRNEWLFDESWGVDVAVSTPRMLASLVEEAVSVGDLVRLMTLRQGQANLVEVTLPDNTPLAGKPVRKLQLPRDAALVTILRGGRVIVPQQDDPLEGGDELLFVAAVDVEDDLRAAVGLS, encoded by the coding sequence ATGAGAGTCGCAATCGCAGGAGCCGGCGCAGTCGGACGCTCGATCGCGCGCGAACTGGTCCGCAGCGAACACGACGTCATGCTGATCGAGCGCAAACTCGAGCACGTCGAGCAGGAGTCGGTGCCCGAGGCGACCTGGGTCCACGCCGACGCGTGCGAGTTGAGCAGCCTCGAGGCGGCCTCCCTGGAAACCTACGAGGTCGTGATCGCGGCCACCGGTGACGACAAGGCCAACCTGGTCCTCAGCCTCCTCGCGAAGACCGAGTTCGGGGTCAGCCGCGTCGTGGCCCGCGTCAACGATCCGCGCAACGAGTGGTTGTTCGACGAGTCCTGGGGCGTCGACGTCGCCGTGTCCACCCCCCGGATGCTCGCCTCGCTGGTGGAGGAGGCGGTGTCCGTCGGCGATCTGGTGCGGCTGATGACGCTGCGCCAGGGGCAGGCCAACCTCGTCGAGGTCACGCTGCCCGACAACACGCCGCTCGCCGGGAAACCCGTCCGCAAACTGCAATTGCCCCGCGACGCCGCGCTGGTCACCATCCTCCGCGGTGGACGAGTCATCGTGCCGCAGCAGGACGACCCGCTCGAGGGTGGTGACGAATTGCTGTTCGTCGCCGCCGTGGACGTCGAGGACGACCTGCGCGCGGCGGTCGGGCTCTCGTAG